Part of the Nicotiana tabacum cultivar K326 chromosome 20, ASM71507v2, whole genome shotgun sequence genome, catttttaaaaaaaaataagactcttttttcatcttcatttttacGACAAGACacactatatattttttgaaaaacaaaatagaacaacgacccctttttttattttttatttttatttttcctttgcttttaataaaacaaactaataagacgttttttttttcattttctcaaaatttcggcagagttttgacagtactttggcattggtttttttttcaaaaataaacaattagcTCATTAACcgttatttcttcttcttttttgtttccaATTTCACattattcataatattcaaacaccggtcagcatgcgggcgcgagacaaataaatgcacggaaaacaaataggatgcattaggatggtcctttcatatcaggttgctagtcctagacggacccaacccctgtgttgagccccctaagtcaaatgcaacgtgatgcaaataagtgttcctactagggatccggcatggagtttcgttatactaggtttataacctgggtatatgttctagactgtgtactcgagcggacaactcgagtcgaggaggggcaacttaccgggaaccaaaaggccgtccggcttcgtaacttatctgtcctctttcttattttgggtattgacactaacagaatagggagcctcgaccagcgagcttctccccggaggtaagaagagagaggtttcggcacagtttatttacagttcaaataatatcgaagcggtaaaagcgacatttagcacattaggcttaaatatgtaaaaatcagatagaaccaaatataacaatttatctaagctcgaattctaaccctgaaccagagaatCTGAGTTttcttccccagcagagtcgccagagctgtcacacctcctttttccgcacccgagagggtgcaggggagttttttccaattaaaggacaatcgaaacgggatttgtttatttatttcagagtcgccacttgggagatttagggtgtcccgagtaaccaattttaatcccaaatcgaggaaaagaatgacttcatattacagtctgcgtaccagaaatctggataaggaattctgttaacccgggagaaggtgttaggcattcccgagttcagtggttctagaacggtcgctcaactgttatatttggcttgattatctgatttaatacatgttgaacctgtgTGCAAAATATAACTTTTAACcgtttttgtcattattattatttttacgagaattgcaacgtcgtgaaaacatatctcgaaccacgttacatcaatgtacccgtggttatcgatatatctcgactcgattgagatttggatttgggtcacataaatgcgcacccgaatttaagaaggtaaaattattaaatacgtgcttaaagaggctatcgcgttattattccgggagggtcgtgagatttgctaaacgacccgccttggaaactgaatgcttcgatatatacatttaacgagggccccgcagcttgtgcgtttttatttgtcgaggctcatctcgtccttattttaaaaggatatcctatagcaactacgtttcttgtcgcgtttgtctctactaattgaaaacagagacagtcctagttaattacatgcttgtaagttatctataacagaattccgagtgcttgCGCAAAATCAGAAGCACGACCACGTACACAATCAGCCAAACGAATATTAAGGGCCCAAACCCCAAACCAAGCAGTAGCGGTTGGGCCTGGGCCACTATTTttgatgcgggcctgcttggtctatTTTGACCTAGGCTcaaccttcatgaggttgagattgcaagcctTATGTTCTTTGTTCTAAAGCATGGTTTATCAGTTAGATGAGGCAATTTTATCGGAAgagaaagaacttaactagtagtgtacagttttcatgcttAGCATACATTAAAGAATTATACTACACAATTAAACTAAATccaagatacaacctactgcattgggaatACCTTTATCTAACAGCATTCATATACAACTATCATTCAATCCCCTacattgacatcaactaggctTGTAAGCTACCTTCAGTATCCCAAACAAAAATGTGAGCTATTAGACACTACATGACAtttaacacaacagtccatgtacATAAAAAgaaacatctgcagatcttctcttttacactcattgctcaaactttcgagttacattgatagtgtaattgtgtacctggtaaggaaagcaaaggaagaagggaatgatcagctgagtcgtatgcaacaaacacagcaacagcagatacacaacaacaacacagcaacaacaaccagccaacaatgatgaaACTCAAGAgcagtcgagcaacaaacaaacaATTCCAGAACTAGAGTAatgaaccaacagaaataacagagtattcaatacagcaacaccagcagttcaacaatcacaagcagctcaatcagggcaaacaacagaacttggccaagacagcttgaccaatgtgAATTCTTATGCAGTTTACAGACAATGTTTGGTTACAATATCCTCTGAATTTATGTGTCTTTCTTCCagtttttcttttaagaaaaccTTATCTCTTAGGCTCCAAAAAAATAATCCCTTTCTaaatggaaggtctgcctcttttatagcctgaATTCAGCACTTTACAGGCTGTGtgacaactcaaaattccccctccccgttgtttttccactcagttattttaaataaccaaactcccatgagatccctgacagcccccttttaatatttattaaactaaaacaggccatgggcagcaagaatataatctgacagcatgtgctgtcagactatttTAATCCAATAATATTAGAAAATTTATGACAATCTGAACTAAGTGAACATGGCATCCATTTAAGctcaaagtctgaactgccattataacataccccctagatgttctttaattcaaattgaacaaaaccaataggcaatacaattcagttcctaatgggattcaaatgcaatcacaacagaaataaacaacacgaatcaagttgttaccattaatgactgaaactaattgacgacatacatcgactcgactatattaatcgtaacacataacaatcaatcgttcatataaacaacacgtacagagtcccgaatgacttcacacaactttgttcaatcaactgggaacctatatgaattaactcatttgacgactaatctaattgacgatcaTGTATACCACAGAATACATTAAGAACACACAGAAAATCaactgaccaaataaaaggtttttttgacagagatggaagaatccggatgaaaaataacaacaaataacaaacaaacacaacgaaacatgctgacaacttaattagcagttgaataaaacaaaaaggacaaGAAAAACTTACCGGAAAAtgtccaaaccaaattgaaccaaatctgactcaattttgaccccttgaggccgaacaaactttaatcagggtgttctcacatgagaacaccttgattaaggtctattagacctcaaaccttgTTAAGACTGGCCGGTTTCCAAGGCTATtcatgttctaggttttggattctcagatttgagattctaagagttgtgggtagattcggaccaaaccaagcctggtttggtcacgaggggggtcaagggagtgtctggtatgaagatggtggGGTTTGGCATTGGTCAgagttcgactcaaatcttcaaatgaagattcgagacgaaggaaggtgattcgaggctggggggtaacagatccatgttcaggagagtgaggtggtcctagggtgttcaggagggggtcatcggcgttcatgccgccgggttctggtgaaaggaatcagggcggctgctagggtttggggggtttcaggcttggggaaggagatgagtgaagggggggttcggatagggggcgtggggtgtgatagaaagcttatatatggtctaggggtttagatctgagccgttggatcagatgatctcaacggcttggatctgatggtgaggggtgagacgaggtcgtttggtattaaaacggggtcgtttgggtttaagtgatgggttgggttggaccggctaaacaggtcgggttacgggtgctGAGGTGGACCGTTGGATTAGTGTGGTTGAATGGCTCAGATCAGACGCCTGATGCGGCGTCGTTttgggaggtgcctgggcaggcctggtttggaccggacttgtgtgctggtttgggcctatttttgttttatttcttgggcccaaactgattttcattcactcttttcttttgttttctatttttaaacaaaaaatgaaataataataataaaacaatgaaattaaaacaaacaataatgtaacattttaacacaattatcacaaaaatatttaagtaagttaaatcacaacctagaacgaacgatgcatatatgtatatttcgaattttctttcaacgaccgaattacggtttgattaccatgATAGACATAAgttctattttgattgataagatcaaatgcaacatggaccgaaccacaaatgactaacagcacatgccacgaaaaaagaaaaaattgaaaaattgtacagcggagtcatttgtcactatttttgttttcttttggagcgattgtccgggaagcaaaaatcacgtgcttacaagaaGTTATTCTTTGATTcggattagggataataatggaAAAATCGTTACTCCAATGACAGTCCTTACGAACGACAGGAGTCAAAACTTCTGTAATTTGAGTGAGGTAAGTATCGACACGATCTAAAGCGGCAATAtggtttctaagagattccctatcatggtaaaaagataattATGTAAGGACTATCTATTCTACTAAAGGCTCGCGTAATGGTTCAGAAGGTTCTTTACTCCTAGAAGAAGATTtgtgagaaagggaacctctggttctagaAGAAGGACCAGAACTAGAAGAAGGCATAGACAAACCACTTCGAGTAGATCCTAAGCTACGAAGCCTACCTCCCCTTCTATGCCTAACAGGGGCATTGGGGAAAGAATCAACAATGGAGACTTCTCGAGAGTGAGGGTTTGGTGAAGACATAGCGAAGAGGAATGATGTAAAGAAGAAGTAAACAGAGAATTGAGAAATTAAGTGTTCAATAAAACTTTATGAGGTAAAAGACaagagaagaagttatatttatattgatAATCGACCGCCAAAGGTAAAGGTGCAGTGAAGGAAGGATCACAATTATGATAACTCGCACTTCGTAAATAGTGGAACCGTAAATACCTTGAAAGAGGCTGCAAAAACTGCAGAACCAATGAAAAATTGATACGTGTACGGAGTATTAAATGAaagtgacaattgaagcgtcaattttgtcatagcattaatggtgacaaaaattctcgttttaatgaaatccacttcccagatattcaattgatgaataaataaaaagtggggggactatctgtattggaaaaaaattACATTTATAAAGATGACGTGTCGAGACACAtggactggtcaaatagtcaGAGAATTACAATtagccaagaggcacgagcaACAATAGAAACGAGCAAGgacaaaggaagaggcacgggtGACCATACCTGTTTAAGTCATTTATATCCaagaatcaaaaggaatggatcTGACCATAGTAAAGAGCGCAGATACAGAATTTGACAAGCATTAAATACtcgatacgttagagaatttgtattgattataatgattatgtaacgtagcattcaatgtctttaattattcataatagccttATTATGATTTGGAAAAAACGTATATcttcaagatacctataaaagggaagTATCTGATCAATTGTAGGGACAAGAGACATTATTGGAATATACTTTAATTTACTTGTTTTTTCTCCTGATTATACTCTAATTACCCCCAAATTACTTTCCTTtgcatattcttttgattatcagtaacccgtgttcttctaaattttagctttgactgaaattctattttttggttaaacagatACCATAATGGAATGTATTATGTTTACCATGGAGGAATCTGATTAAATGGTAAAGGTTTATATGTTTATAACCATAGATCTCGTATTCAAGCTTTGAAAATGTGGGGGAAAAAATGCTAAACTCCATAAATGACACCAAAGGGGCCAAAAGCATCCATCGCCCAAATCCCTTGCGCCTCCATTCACGAAGAATCCACTGGTTTTTGACGAAATATCCTTCTCACCGTGACATATACATTTTATATTGAATATTCATAGACAACTACTTACTAAAAGATATGTGCCACCAACTAGTAGAATTCAAAAAGgggttgaaaaaaaaaactaaaatgacTCTTTTGAAGTTGACATAGTTCATCGTTCTTGGTGAGTCAACATTTTACAACCACTAGTGGGGCGTGCATCAATATTGCTATAATGAACCAAATATCCAAAATACCTCTCACCAACTATTATCCACTTCCCCTATATAAATACCAACCTCAAACCATTCTTCTCCACTTCAATATAAATCACTATTGCAGCAAACTTTTCATCTTTGAAATATTCAATTACTTCAAACTATCCAAAAAAATGGCCATTATTCTTGATGATGAAGCCCCCATTCATGGAGATGTCTTAGAGGTTATTCTTTCGCACGTGCCACTTGTCGACTTGGTTCCCGCTTCGTGCGTGTCAAAATCATGGAGCCGAGCCATCACCTCTTCTCTCCGATGCTTCAACAAGCCAAAGCCGTGGCTTATTATACACACCCAATGCACTCGCTCACCCTATGACATTTCTGTACACGCTTATGACCCCCGCTCGCACGTGTGGCTTGAGATATCTCAACCGTCCATTAAGTACGTCTCCGCCCTCCGATCATCCCATTCCAATTTGCTCTACATGCTTTCACCTTCAAAGCTCTCTTTCTCATTCGACCCGATGAATGTCACGTGGCATCACGTGGATGCACCGCGCGTGTGGAGGACCGATCCTATCGTGGCTCATGTAGCCGGCTCCATCATTATTGCCGGCGGTACATGCGATTTTGAGGACGATCCTTTAGCCGTGGAAATCTACAACATGGAGACTCGCACGTGGGAAACGTGTGAGTCCATGCCGGCGATACTCAAAGACTCCGCAGCTTCCACGTGGCTGTCGATCGCCACCACCGGCGATAAACTCATTGTCGCCGAGAAATTCACTGGCGTCACTCACTGCTTTGACCCGAAAACCAAGAATTGGGCCGGACCTTACGAGCTAAGGGCCGACCCACAAATTTTCTATTCGATCATCGGATTCTCCAATGATCGTCTGATCCTCATTGGCATGATCGGAGACGCTGAAAATGTCACTGGAGTTAAAATTTGGAAAGTGAACACGGAGAATTTTGAGTGTGAGAAAATGGGGGAAATGCCGCCGGCGTTAATTAAGAAGCTGAAAAGTGAAACTTTTGGAGTTTTTTCAGTTAGTGTGTGTTTAGCTGGAGATTATGCATACATGTACAAGTCATCGGAGATGGCGGAGGAGATAGTGGGTTGGGAGTTCAAGAACGGCGGCGGATTACGGTGGTGGAGCATGAATAATGCGGCGGCTGGCGACGGAAACAGATCGGAGAGAGTGGTGTTTACTTGTTCTGTTATTGGGTTACCCGATTTGCAGCGAGCTGTGTCATTGGAAAATCGAAAAATTGCTGTGAAGTTATGAAAATTTGACGCAtggacaaaattatttttttattttgtatgttgcggttgattttaagttctttctttttttattttatttaaaaatggtTGCTACCAACCATTGGTTAATTGATTAAAGAGCAGCATTTGACCATTTTGGCAAATCACCAACAACGGGTCCACTTTTTGTTAGTTGGGCTATGACTAATTTTGCTAAAAAAGTAATTAGATTATTCCTATTAGAAATTTTTACCTCCCATGTCAAacgttaacaccttatttattttaaataaataccatttaaaaaagttatattttatagataccttttaaggtttatagcgaaatatttaattttggttatccTCTTGCTCTAAGacactaaatacgctattcagttacactattttctttctctctctactttgatacatcccattctcttccATCATCCCGTTAAAATTTTCGCTCTCCTCCTCTTTCTAACGGCATCTTCTCAGATGGACAGACGATATTGCAACAAATACACTAATCTCTCCGACATGAACAGTCTCCGAGCAGTGGGCAACTGCAATCGAGTGTATATCTCATGATGCTCAGGCAGAAGAACAAAGGGATTTACTATGAAAGCAAATTAAGGACGAATTTACTGTCTTCGAAATGTATAATAGATGCACTGATTCTTTACACCAACTGACATAAAATTGATAAACCAAAAAAGCCATGGAATTTCTCCTTAATGTTTGATTGTGCA contains:
- the LOC107793904 gene encoding F-box/kelch-repeat protein At1g23390-like encodes the protein MNQISKIPLTNYYPLPLYKYQPQTILLHFNINHYCSKLFIFEIFNYFKLSKKMAIILDDEAPIHGDVLEVILSHVPLVDLVPASCVSKSWSRAITSSLRCFNKPKPWLIIHTQCTRSPYDISVHAYDPRSHVWLEISQPSIKYVSALRSSHSNLLYMLSPSKLSFSFDPMNVTWHHVDAPRVWRTDPIVAHVAGSIIIAGGTCDFEDDPLAVEIYNMETRTWETCESMPAILKDSAASTWLSIATTGDKLIVAEKFTGVTHCFDPKTKNWAGPYELRADPQIFYSIIGFSNDRLILIGMIGDAENVTGVKIWKVNTENFECEKMGEMPPALIKKLKSETFGVFSVSVCLAGDYAYMYKSSEMAEEIVGWEFKNGGGLRWWSMNNAAAGDGNRSERVVFTCSVIGLPDLQRAVSLENRKIAVKL